In Acidimicrobiia bacterium, the following proteins share a genomic window:
- a CDS encoding nitronate monooxygenase — translation MRNRLTELLGVEHPILQAPMGYIARAQLASAVSNAGALGIIETSSGQLAEVREEIARMRDLTEKPFGVNIAQLFVRDPGIVDFVHDQGVRFVTTSAGDPATYTDALHEAGITVFHVVPSLRGALKAVAAGVDGIVAEGGEGAGFKASRDVATMVLTPLICSRVDVPVVAAGGICDGRSMAAAFALGAEGVQMGTRMVSAAESPVHDRYKQLVVETSETGTVFLNRWHKPSFRVLATERSEAYERSDERVTLGTLDGILGLYFEGDLGGAFAFGGQVAGRIDRVESVADVIGSTIEEFHSVLAELARRYPAPR, via the coding sequence ATGCGCAACCGCCTCACCGAGTTGCTGGGCGTCGAGCACCCGATCCTGCAGGCTCCGATGGGCTACATCGCCCGGGCGCAGCTGGCGTCGGCGGTCTCGAACGCCGGGGCGCTCGGCATCATCGAGACGTCGTCGGGTCAGCTCGCCGAGGTGCGGGAGGAGATCGCCCGGATGCGAGACCTCACCGAGAAGCCCTTCGGCGTCAACATCGCCCAGCTGTTCGTCCGCGACCCCGGGATCGTCGACTTCGTGCACGACCAGGGGGTCCGGTTCGTCACCACGTCGGCGGGTGATCCCGCCACGTACACCGACGCCCTCCACGAGGCCGGCATCACGGTGTTCCACGTCGTCCCGTCACTCCGCGGCGCGCTGAAGGCGGTGGCCGCCGGGGTCGACGGCATCGTGGCCGAGGGCGGCGAGGGCGCGGGCTTCAAGGCCAGCCGCGACGTGGCCACGATGGTGCTCACGCCGCTGATCTGCTCGCGCGTCGACGTGCCGGTGGTAGCGGCCGGCGGCATCTGCGACGGCCGTTCGATGGCCGCCGCGTTCGCCCTCGGTGCCGAGGGCGTCCAGATGGGGACTCGCATGGTCTCGGCCGCCGAGTCGCCGGTCCACGACCGGTACAAGCAGCTCGTCGTCGAGACGTCCGAGACCGGCACGGTCTTCCTGAACCGCTGGCACAAGCCGTCGTTCCGCGTGCTGGCCACGGAGCGCAGCGAGGCCTACGAGCGGTCGGACGAGCGGGTCACGCTCGGCACGCTCGACGGCATCCTCGGCCTGTACTTCGAGGGCGACCTCGGCGGCGCGTTCGCGTTCGGCGGCCAGGTGGCGGGCCGGATCGATCGGGTCGAGTCGGTCGCGGACGTCATCGGCTCGACGATCGAGGAGTTCCACTCCGTGCTCGCGGAGCTCGCCCGCCGATATCCCGCGCCTCGATAG
- the smpB gene encoding SsrA-binding protein SmpB yields MVARSAAKPGRTPTINNRRARYDYLVLDTVECGIVLAGSEVKSLREGRATLQDSYARVIDGEMWLHGMHIAPYAFARAELDPVRPRKLLLHRRQIDELTRATAERGVTLVPLRAFFRDGRVKVDLAVARGKRSYDKRRTIAERDARRDIERALKGQRD; encoded by the coding sequence ATGGTCGCGCGAAGCGCCGCCAAGCCCGGCCGGACCCCCACCATCAACAACCGACGGGCTCGCTACGACTACTTGGTCCTCGACACGGTGGAGTGCGGGATCGTGCTCGCCGGGTCCGAGGTCAAGTCGCTGCGAGAGGGCCGAGCCACGCTGCAGGACTCGTACGCGAGAGTGATCGACGGCGAGATGTGGCTCCACGGGATGCACATCGCCCCGTACGCGTTCGCGCGAGCCGAGCTGGACCCCGTGCGACCCCGCAAGCTGCTGCTCCACCGCCGACAGATCGACGAGCTGACGCGGGCGACCGCCGAGCGGGGCGTGACCCTGGTGCCGCTGCGGGCGTTCTTCAGGGACGGCCGGGTCAAGGTCGACCTGGCCGTCGCCCGCGGGAAGCGCTCCTACGACAAACGTCGGACGATCGCCGAGCGGGACGCCCGACGCGACATCGAGCGGGCGCTGAAAGGGCAGCGCGACTGA
- a CDS encoding DUF488 domain-containing protein: MELLTVGHGAQAAETFSARLTGAGIGLVVDIRRFPASRRHPQFGRVELARWLPELDVAYRWEERLGGRRTGLPESPNAGLRNAAFRAYADYMASTVFRAALDELLRAAEQVECAVMCAESLWWRCHRRLVADAATLLHGVEVRHLMPDGRQQRHEPTPGAVVERGSVLYPPPQVSLL, encoded by the coding sequence ATGGAGCTGCTGACCGTTGGCCACGGCGCGCAGGCCGCGGAGACCTTCTCGGCGCGCCTCACCGGCGCGGGGATCGGCCTGGTGGTCGACATCCGCCGCTTTCCGGCCAGCCGACGTCACCCGCAGTTCGGCCGGGTCGAGCTGGCCCGATGGTTGCCGGAGCTCGACGTCGCGTATCGCTGGGAGGAGCGGCTCGGGGGGCGCCGGACGGGCCTCCCGGAGTCGCCGAACGCCGGCCTTCGCAACGCCGCCTTCCGTGCCTACGCCGACTACATGGCCTCGACCGTGTTCCGGGCGGCCTTGGACGAGCTCCTTCGCGCCGCCGAGCAGGTCGAGTGCGCGGTGATGTGCGCAGAGTCGCTGTGGTGGAGGTGCCACCGTCGGCTTGTGGCCGACGCCGCCACGTTGCTGCACGGGGTCGAGGTGCGTCACCTCATGCCGGACGGCCGCCAGCAGCGGCACGAGCCGACGCCCGGTGCGGTGGTCGAACGAGGCTCGGTCCTCTATCCCCCGCCCCAGGTCTCCTTGCTGTGA
- a CDS encoding ubiquitin-like small modifier protein 1, which yields MSVEVRLPTLLRPQAGGAAVLTVEGSTVGKVFSGLVDRYPGLAGSLVDDDGQLHRFVNVYRNDDDIRYLDQLDTTVADGDVISILPAVAGG from the coding sequence ATGTCGGTCGAGGTCCGCCTCCCAACGCTGCTGCGCCCGCAGGCGGGCGGCGCCGCGGTCCTGACCGTGGAGGGCTCCACGGTCGGGAAGGTCTTCAGCGGGCTGGTCGACCGCTATCCGGGTCTCGCCGGCAGCCTCGTCGACGACGACGGCCAGCTCCACCGGTTCGTGAACGTGTACCGCAACGACGACGACATCCGCTACCTCGACCAGCTCGACACCACGGTCGCCGACGGCGACGTCATCTCGATCCTGCCCGCCGTCGCCGGCGGGTAG
- a CDS encoding M67 family metallopeptidase, producing MAGADPAFADPVLRLTPAQYRTVVAHCYDGLPDEACGLLAGPVTADGDPTGVVTAVYPCRNADQSARTYTVDSRDLIKAMRDAESRREALVGVWHSHTHSDAYPSDTDVRQAMEPQWLYVLVSLKHAEPVLRVYRIREGVVAECEVVVADS from the coding sequence GTGGCGGGAGCTGATCCTGCGTTCGCGGATCCGGTCCTGCGCCTGACGCCGGCCCAGTACCGGACCGTCGTCGCGCACTGCTACGACGGGCTGCCGGACGAGGCGTGCGGGCTCCTCGCCGGTCCCGTCACCGCTGACGGCGACCCCACCGGGGTCGTGACCGCGGTCTATCCCTGCAGGAACGCGGACCAGTCCGCTCGCACGTACACCGTCGACTCGCGCGACCTCATCAAGGCGATGCGCGACGCCGAGTCTCGCCGCGAGGCGCTCGTCGGCGTGTGGCACTCTCACACCCACTCCGACGCGTACCCGTCCGACACCGACGTGCGCCAGGCGATGGAGCCGCAGTGGCTGTACGTGCTCGTGAGCCTCAAGCACGCCGAGCCGGTGCTGCGCGTCTACCGCATCCGGGAGGGCGTTGTCGCGGAGTGCGAGGTCGTCGTGGCGGACTCGTAG
- a CDS encoding pyridoxal-phosphate dependent enzyme: protein MRAETVLGLIGDTPLVGIQALSPRPAVRIYAKLEGQNPGGSSKDRIALAMVDQAERDGVLRPGDTILEPSSGNTG from the coding sequence GTGAGGGCCGAGACCGTCCTCGGTCTCATCGGCGACACGCCGCTGGTCGGCATCCAGGCGCTGTCCCCGAGGCCGGCGGTGCGGATCTACGCCAAGCTGGAGGGCCAGAACCCGGGCGGGTCGTCGAAGGACCGCATCGCCCTCGCGATGGTCGACCAGGCCGAGCGCGACGGGGTGCTGCGCCCCGGCGACACGATCCTCGAGCCGTCCTCCGGCAACACCGG
- a CDS encoding maleylpyruvate isomerase family mycothiol-dependent enzyme — translation MGVSWDHVDSEVRDFSTLCEGLTESEWNHASLCEGWSVHDVAVHVSAALNVNVRALVRLARLGFSIHRSNDEDIRMARDTPHSTITADLVSWRRPTGLQRLSGTPPGTALRGTMIHQQDIRRPLGRPRDIPHDRLVIVLNHLKTRVGSANLGSVPRLHQVRFVATDIDWAAGKGPEITGPGEAVLMAMAGRRDALADLDGPGIAILTAQA, via the coding sequence ATGGGGGTCTCCTGGGATCACGTTGATAGCGAAGTGCGCGACTTCAGCACGCTGTGCGAAGGCCTGACCGAAAGCGAGTGGAACCACGCGTCCCTTTGCGAGGGTTGGTCGGTTCACGACGTGGCCGTGCATGTCAGCGCCGCGCTCAACGTCAACGTCCGCGCGCTCGTCCGTCTCGCGCGTCTCGGCTTCTCGATACACCGGTCGAACGACGAAGACATCCGAATGGCAAGGGACACCCCTCACTCGACGATCACCGCGGATTTGGTGTCCTGGCGCCGCCCGACAGGGCTCCAGCGATTGAGCGGAACCCCCCCTGGGACGGCGCTCCGTGGCACCATGATCCACCAGCAGGACATACGCCGGCCCCTCGGGCGACCCCGCGACATCCCGCACGACCGACTCGTCATCGTGCTGAATCACCTCAAGACCCGGGTAGGGAGCGCAAATCTCGGATCGGTGCCACGCCTCCACCAGGTGCGCTTTGTTGCTACCGACATCGACTGGGCAGCTGGCAAAGGACCCGAGATCACCGGCCCTGGGGAAGCCGTCCTCATGGCGATGGCCGGACGCCGCGACGCGCTGGCCGATCTCGACGGGCCCGGCATCGCAATCCTCACCGCACAAGCCTGA
- a CDS encoding xanthine dehydrogenase family protein molybdopterin-binding subunit, whose product MATSGSILGNPVQRVEDPRILRGEATYFDDLALPGTAHVAFVRSTVAHARVTDVDTTEAAAMPGVLAVHTVDTLALAPVQGFVMLPPVFSRPPLADGVVRFVGDAVAVVVAETRAEAVDAAELVVVDYEPLPVVLDPEAALAADAPLLFPEHGSNLAIEFNFGEDPTVLDEAEVVVRGRFVNQRVAPVPMEPNGILVAPRADGGLEVTVPTQAPFGVRDPLAAALEIDPDRVHVVAPAVGGGFGAKTGAYCEHIVTAALARLLDRPVKWTETRSENLLAMTHGRGQLQLVELGLRRDGTFVGVRVKVICDAGGYPSIGAFLPFLTRTMAQGVYAIPKVELNAVSAATNTTPTAAYRGAGRPEATAFLERIVDMAADELGIDPVELRKQNFIPPDAFPLTTATGANYDVGEYAKALDEACRLAGYASLRAEQRERRDRDDVHQLGIGVSAYVEITAGGMFQEFGGVEVLPDGTVVARVGTSAHGQGHETAFAMIVAELLGVPMERVRVLQSDTALVPRGSGTMGSRSLQTAGSALYRASEQVIEKAKRLAAHLLEASPDDVVLHDGGKLGVAGVPATALSWAELADATDDPTRRPPDWEGGLASELDFNQGEASYPFGAHVAVVDVDTETGRVELVRHVAVDDCGRVLNPLLVAGQQHGGIAQGAAQALYEQVVYDDDGNPLTGNLMDYAMPSAAELPSFEVSNTETPTPLNPLGAKGIGESGTIGSTPAVQNAVVDALSHLGVRHLDMPLTAERVWRAIQDARGGS is encoded by the coding sequence GTGGCGACGTCGGGCTCGATCCTCGGCAACCCGGTCCAGCGCGTCGAGGACCCCCGCATCCTGCGCGGCGAGGCGACGTACTTCGACGACCTCGCCCTGCCCGGCACCGCGCACGTGGCGTTCGTCCGCTCGACCGTGGCCCACGCCCGAGTCACCGACGTGGACACCACCGAGGCGGCAGCGATGCCCGGCGTGCTCGCGGTCCACACCGTCGACACCCTCGCGCTTGCCCCGGTCCAGGGCTTCGTGATGCTCCCGCCCGTCTTCAGCCGGCCGCCGCTCGCCGACGGCGTCGTCCGGTTCGTCGGGGACGCCGTCGCCGTCGTCGTCGCCGAGACCCGCGCCGAGGCCGTGGACGCAGCGGAGCTCGTCGTCGTCGACTACGAGCCGCTGCCGGTCGTGCTCGACCCGGAGGCCGCGCTCGCTGCCGACGCGCCGCTCCTCTTCCCCGAGCACGGCTCGAACCTCGCCATCGAGTTCAACTTCGGCGAGGACCCGACCGTGCTCGACGAGGCCGAGGTCGTCGTGCGAGGACGGTTCGTGAACCAGCGGGTCGCGCCGGTGCCGATGGAGCCGAACGGCATCCTCGTGGCCCCCCGGGCCGACGGTGGGCTCGAGGTGACCGTCCCGACCCAGGCCCCGTTCGGGGTGAGGGACCCGCTGGCGGCGGCGCTCGAGATCGACCCGGACCGCGTCCACGTCGTCGCGCCGGCGGTCGGGGGCGGGTTCGGCGCCAAGACCGGCGCCTACTGCGAGCACATCGTCACCGCGGCGCTGGCCCGACTCCTCGACCGACCCGTGAAGTGGACCGAGACGCGCTCGGAGAACCTGCTCGCGATGACGCACGGCCGCGGCCAGCTCCAGCTCGTCGAGCTCGGGCTGCGACGCGACGGCACGTTCGTCGGCGTCCGCGTGAAGGTCATCTGCGACGCCGGCGGCTACCCGTCGATCGGAGCGTTCCTCCCGTTCCTGACCCGGACCATGGCCCAGGGTGTCTACGCGATCCCGAAGGTCGAGCTCAACGCGGTCAGCGCGGCCACGAACACGACGCCCACCGCCGCCTACCGGGGTGCGGGGCGGCCGGAGGCCACCGCGTTCCTCGAGCGGATCGTCGACATGGCCGCCGACGAGCTCGGGATCGATCCGGTCGAGCTCCGCAAGCAGAACTTCATCCCGCCGGACGCGTTCCCGCTCACGACGGCGACGGGTGCCAACTACGACGTCGGGGAGTACGCGAAGGCGCTCGACGAGGCGTGCCGGCTCGCCGGCTACGCGTCGCTCCGGGCGGAGCAGCGGGAGCGACGCGATCGGGACGACGTCCACCAGCTCGGCATCGGGGTCTCGGCCTACGTCGAGATCACCGCGGGCGGGATGTTCCAAGAGTTCGGCGGCGTGGAGGTGCTGCCCGACGGGACCGTCGTCGCCCGGGTCGGCACGTCGGCGCACGGCCAGGGGCACGAGACCGCGTTCGCGATGATCGTCGCCGAGCTCCTCGGCGTGCCGATGGAGCGGGTGCGAGTGCTGCAGTCCGACACCGCGCTCGTCCCGCGCGGGAGCGGGACCATGGGCTCGCGGTCGCTGCAGACGGCGGGGAGCGCCCTGTACCGGGCGAGCGAGCAGGTCATCGAGAAGGCGAAGCGACTGGCGGCGCACCTGCTCGAGGCCAGCCCGGACGACGTCGTGCTCCACGACGGCGGCAAGCTCGGCGTGGCCGGCGTCCCCGCCACCGCGCTGAGCTGGGCCGAGCTGGCCGACGCCACCGACGACCCGACGCGCCGTCCCCCGGACTGGGAGGGCGGGCTGGCGAGCGAGCTCGACTTCAACCAGGGCGAGGCCAGCTACCCGTTCGGCGCCCACGTCGCCGTCGTCGACGTGGACACCGAGACGGGACGGGTGGAGCTCGTCCGGCACGTCGCCGTCGACGACTGCGGTCGCGTGCTGAACCCGCTCCTCGTGGCCGGCCAGCAGCACGGCGGGATCGCGCAGGGCGCGGCCCAGGCGCTCTACGAGCAGGTGGTCTACGACGACGACGGCAACCCGCTCACTGGGAACCTCATGGACTACGCCATGCCGAGCGCGGCGGAGCTCCCGAGCTTCGAGGTCTCGAACACCGAGACGCCCACGCCGCTGAACCCGCTCGGCGCCAAGGGAATCGGCGAGTCGGGGACGATCGGGTCGACCCCCGCGGTCCAGAACGCGGTCGTGGACGCGCTCAGCCATCTGGGCGTCCGGCACCTCGACATGCCGCTCACCGCGGAGCGGGTCTGGCGCGCCATCCAGGACGCGCGTGGCGGGAGCTGA